Proteins co-encoded in one Arachis hypogaea cultivar Tifrunner chromosome 13, arahy.Tifrunner.gnm2.J5K5, whole genome shotgun sequence genomic window:
- the LOC112737222 gene encoding D-xylose-proton symporter-like 2 has product MASDPEQPTLSSFPKERKPHGEIGSAREPLLNVSHDSEKYSVSAAIFPFFFPALGGLLYGYDIGSTSCATISIESPTLSGVSWYNLSSIEIGLVTSGSLYGALIGSVLAFNVADFLGRRRELVSAALLYLVGALVTALAPNLPILVIGRFVYGIGIGLAMHAAPMYIAETAPSSIRGLLISLKEFFIVLGMVAGYGIGSLLVDTVAGWRYMYGVSSPLAVIMGIGMCWLPASPRWLLLCAIQGKGDGENLKSTAIHCLCRIRGQAVDDSAHRQVDEILAELAYVGEEKEVTFGEMFRGKCLKALTIGAGLVLFQQITGQPSVLYYAGSILQSAGFSAASDATRVSILLGFFKLIMTGTAVAVVDKVGRRPLLLGGVSGMAVSLFLLGSYYIFLDDAAVVAVIGLLLYVGCYQISFGPIGWLMISEVFPLRLRGRGLSIAVLVNFGANALVTFAFSPLKELLGAGILFYIFCAIAVGSLVFIYFIVPETKGLTLEEIEAKCL; this is encoded by the exons GTTTTTCTTCCCAGCTCTTGGTGGGCTGCTGTATGGCTATGACATAGGCTCTACATCGTGTGCAACAATTTCCATTGAG TCGCCAACACTAAGTGGAGTATCTTGGTACAACTTGTCCTCCATTGAAATTGGTCTTGTT ACTAGTGGATCATTATATGGTGCCTTAATTGGTTCTGTTTTGGCCTTCAATGTTGCTGACTTCCTAG GTAGAAGAAGGGAGCTGGTTTCAGCGGCATTGTTATATCTTGTCGGAGCACTCGTAACAGCACTAGCTCCAAATCTTCCTATATTGGTGATAGGAAGATTTGTTTATGGTATAGGAATTGGATTG GCAATGCATGCTGCTCCAATGTACATTGCTGAGACGGCCCCGTCATCAATACGTGGACTACTGATTTCTCTGAAAGAGTTCTTTATAGTACTTGGGATGGTG GCAGGTTATGGAATTGGTAGCCTTCTGGTAGACACGGTAGCTGGGTGGCGGTATATGTATGGAGTTAGTAGTCCTTTGGCAGTAATCATGGGAATTGGAATGTGTTGGCTCCCAGCTTCTCCTAGATGGCTACTTTTATGTGCTATACAGGGGAAAGGGGATGGAGAGAATTTGAAAAGCACCGCAATTCATTGTCTATGCCGTATTCGAGGTCAAGCTGTTGATGACTCAGCTCATCGGCAAGTGGATGAAATTCTGGCTGAGCTTGCTTATGTGGGTGAAGAAAAAGAGGTTACTTTTGGAGAAATGTTCAGAGGAAAATGCTTGAAAGCCCTTACCATTGGTGCAGGATTGGTCTTGTTTCAACAG ATCACAGGGCAACCAAGTGTGCTTTACTATGCTGGATCAATCCTTCAG AGTGCAGGATTCTCCGCTGCATCTGATGCAACCCGAGTCTCTATTCTCCTTGGTTTTTTCAAG TTGATTATGACCGGAACTGCTGTCGCTGTTGTCGATAAAGTTGGAAGAAGACCTTTactactgggaggagtttcagggATG GCAGTATCTTTATTCCTTCTGGGTTCATATTACATTTTCTTAGATGATGCTGCAGTCGTTGCTGTAATTGGTCTGCTGTTATATGTTGGCTGTTATCAG ATTTCGTTTGGTCCAATTGGTTGGCTAATGATATCAGAGGTTTTCCCCTTGCGCTTAAGAGGTCGCGGACTCAGTATCGCTGTACTTGTTAACTTCGGCGCAAATGCTCTTGTGACATTTGCTTTCTCCCCACTGAAG GAGTTACTGGGAGCAGGAATTTTGTTTTACATATTTTGTGCAATAGCAGTGGGATCTCTTGTATTCATATACTTCATTGTACCTGAAACCAAGGGACTTACCCTTGAGGAGATTGAGGCCAAATGTCTATAA